One part of the Homo sapiens chromosome 19, GRCh38.p14 Primary Assembly genome encodes these proteins:
- the MICOS13 gene encoding MICOS complex subunit MIC13 isoform 2 precursor (isoform 2 precursor is encoded by transcript variant 2), translated as MVARVWSLMRFLIKGSVAGGAVYLVYDQELLGPSDKSQAALQKAGEVVPPAMYQFSQYVCQQTGLQIPQLPAPPKIYFPIRDSWNAGIMTVMSALSVAPSKAREYSKEGWEYVKARTK; from the exons ATGGTGGCCCGGGTGTGGTCGCTGATGAG GTTCCTCATCAAGGGAAGTGTGGCTGGGGGCGCCGTCTACCTGGTGTACGACCAGGAGCTGCTGGGGCCCAGCGACAAGAGCCAGGCAGCCCTACAGAAGGCTGGGGAGGTGGTCCCCCCCGCCATGTACCAGTTCAGCCAGTACGTGTGTCAGCAGACAGGCCTGCAGATACCCCAG CTCCCAGCCCCTCCAAAGATTTACTTTCCCATCCGTGACTCCTGGAATGCAG GCATCATGACGGTGATGTCAGCTCTGTCGGTGGCCCCCTCCAAGGCCCGCGAGTACTCCAAGGAGGGCTGGGAGTATGTGAAGGCGCGCACCAAGTAG
- the MICOS13 gene encoding MICOS complex subunit MIC13 isoform 1 (isoform 1 is encoded by transcript variant 3) → MRSECVLGAASDSGQEAPRDTWFLQGWKASRRFLIKGSVAGGAVYLVYDQELLGPSDKSQAALQKAGEVVPPAMYQFSQYVCQQTGLQIPQLPAPPKIYFPIRDSWNAGIMTVMSALSVAPSKAREYSKEGWEYVKARTK, encoded by the exons ATGAGAAGTGAATGCGTGCTCGGAGCTGCGAGTGACAGCGGGCAGGAGGCGCCCAGGGACACTTGGTTTCTCCAGGGCTGGAAGGCTTCTAGAAG GTTCCTCATCAAGGGAAGTGTGGCTGGGGGCGCCGTCTACCTGGTGTACGACCAGGAGCTGCTGGGGCCCAGCGACAAGAGCCAGGCAGCCCTACAGAAGGCTGGGGAGGTGGTCCCCCCCGCCATGTACCAGTTCAGCCAGTACGTGTGTCAGCAGACAGGCCTGCAGATACCCCAG CTCCCAGCCCCTCCAAAGATTTACTTTCCCATCCGTGACTCCTGGAATGCAG GCATCATGACGGTGATGTCAGCTCTGTCGGTGGCCCCCTCCAAGGCCCGCGAGTACTCCAAGGAGGGCTGGGAGTATGTGAAGGCGCGCACCAAGTAG
- the MICOS13 gene encoding MICOS complex subunit MIC13 isoform X1: MRSECVLGAASDSGQEAPRDTWFLQGWKASRRFLIKGSVAGGAVYLVYDQELLGPSDKSQAALQKAGEVVPPAMYQFSQYVCQQTGLQIPQLPAPPKIYFPIRDSWNAGI, from the exons ATGAGAAGTGAATGCGTGCTCGGAGCTGCGAGTGACAGCGGGCAGGAGGCGCCCAGGGACACTTGGTTTCTCCAGGGCTGGAAGGCTTCTAGAAG GTTCCTCATCAAGGGAAGTGTGGCTGGGGGCGCCGTCTACCTGGTGTACGACCAGGAGCTGCTGGGGCCCAGCGACAAGAGCCAGGCAGCCCTACAGAAGGCTGGGGAGGTGGTCCCCCCCGCCATGTACCAGTTCAGCCAGTACGTGTGTCAGCAGACAGGCCTGCAGATACCCCAG CTCCCAGCCCCTCCAAAGATTTACTTTCCCATCCGTGACTCCTGGAATGCAG GGATCTAA